The proteins below come from a single Pseudomonas chlororaphis genomic window:
- a CDS encoding UDP-3-O-(3-hydroxymyristoyl) glucosamine N-acyltransferase, producing MIKQRTLKNIIRATGVGLHSGEKVYLTLKPAPVDTGIVFCRADLDPVVQIPARAENVGETTMSTTLVNGDTKVDTVEHLLSAMAGLGIDNAYVELSASEVPIMDGSAGPFVFLIQSAGLEEQDAAKKFIRILREVTVEDGDKRATFVPFEGFKVSFEIDFDHPVFRDRTQSASVDFSSTSFVKEVSRARTFGFMSDIEYLRKHNLALGGSVENAIVVDSDGVLNEDGLRYEDEFVKHKILDAIGDLYLLGNSLIGEFKGFKSGHALNNQLLRKLIEQKDAWEVVTFEDASTAPISYMRPVAAV from the coding sequence ATGATTAAACAACGCACCCTGAAGAATATTATCCGTGCCACAGGTGTCGGTCTGCACTCGGGCGAGAAGGTCTACCTGACCCTCAAGCCCGCGCCTGTCGATACCGGCATCGTGTTTTGTCGTGCCGACCTCGACCCTGTGGTGCAGATTCCTGCTCGCGCGGAAAACGTTGGTGAAACCACCATGTCGACCACCTTGGTCAACGGTGACACCAAAGTGGATACGGTGGAGCATTTGCTCTCGGCCATGGCTGGCCTGGGCATCGATAACGCCTACGTCGAGCTCTCCGCGTCCGAAGTCCCGATCATGGATGGCAGTGCCGGACCCTTCGTATTCCTGATTCAATCGGCTGGCCTGGAAGAACAGGACGCGGCCAAGAAGTTCATCCGCATCCTGCGGGAAGTGACCGTGGAAGATGGCGACAAGCGCGCCACTTTCGTTCCTTTCGAAGGTTTCAAGGTGAGCTTCGAGATCGATTTCGATCACCCGGTTTTCCGGGACCGCACCCAGAGTGCAAGCGTGGACTTTTCCAGCACTTCGTTCGTAAAAGAAGTCAGCCGCGCCCGTACCTTTGGCTTCATGAGTGACATCGAGTACCTGCGCAAGCACAACCTCGCACTCGGCGGCAGCGTGGAAAACGCGATCGTGGTCGATTCCGATGGCGTGTTGAACGAAGACGGCCTTCGTTATGAAGACGAGTTCGTCAAACACAAGATCCTCGATGCAATCGGCGACCTCTACCTGCTGGGCAATAGCCTGATTGGTGAGTTCAAGGGCTTCAAGTCCGGCCACGCACTGAACAACCAGCTGCTGCGCAAGTTGATTGAGCAGAAAGATGCTTGGGAAGTCGTGACGTTCGAAGACGCCAGCACCGCACCAATCTCTTACATGCGCCCTGTCGCGGCCGTGTAA
- a CDS encoding transposase, which produces MISWVGIDISKSNLVVWVRPQNQGYEVPNTPEGFAQLVEQLSPYTIGRVLLEATGGYERKVMAALQEAGFNVLRINPRRARAFAVAMGKNAKTDPIDAAVLADFAEALHASHEKPISPEREALRELIQLREHFVQQRDDNKRRLQQAQLPAVIEVIKDHIRYLQIQIKQFGKAINQSMRKLDAEKADRLTSVKGIGTVATASLLVYLPELGELDRREIASLAGIAPYNDDSGNHSGKRQIYGGRARVRRALYMSCWVVIRYHADFKARYEALRGRGKSAKVALIACMRILLIRLNAMLRDGTEWR; this is translated from the coding sequence ATGATTTCCTGGGTCGGTATCGATATATCCAAATCAAATCTCGTCGTTTGGGTTCGACCACAGAACCAAGGCTACGAGGTCCCCAATACGCCTGAGGGTTTTGCACAACTGGTCGAACAGCTAAGCCCGTACACGATTGGCCGGGTGTTACTGGAAGCCACGGGCGGCTATGAACGAAAGGTTATGGCAGCACTGCAGGAGGCAGGTTTCAATGTGCTCAGGATCAACCCTCGTCGGGCTAGAGCCTTCGCCGTAGCAATGGGCAAGAATGCCAAGACCGACCCCATCGATGCGGCTGTTCTTGCCGATTTTGCCGAAGCTCTGCATGCGTCTCACGAAAAGCCCATTTCACCTGAGCGTGAAGCACTGCGGGAGCTGATTCAGCTGCGCGAACACTTCGTCCAGCAACGAGATGACAACAAGCGCCGGCTACAGCAGGCTCAGCTTCCGGCGGTTATCGAGGTGATCAAAGATCATATTCGCTACCTGCAAATCCAAATCAAGCAGTTTGGCAAAGCCATTAATCAAAGCATGCGTAAGCTGGATGCGGAGAAAGCCGACCGACTCACATCAGTTAAAGGGATCGGCACTGTGGCGACTGCTAGTTTGTTGGTTTACCTGCCTGAGCTCGGTGAGCTTGATCGCAGAGAGATCGCGTCCCTGGCGGGAATCGCCCCCTACAACGACGACAGTGGCAATCACAGCGGCAAACGTCAGATTTACGGAGGAAGAGCGCGGGTCAGACGTGCGCTTTATATGTCGTGCTGGGTTGTCATCCGCTATCACGCCGACTTCAAGGCCCGGTACGAAGCACTTCGAGGGCGAGGCAAGAGCGCGAAAGTCGCGCTCATCGCCTGCATGCGAATATTGCTAATCAGACTGAATGCCATGCTTCGAGACGGCACTGAATGGCGGTGA
- a CDS encoding cell division protein FtsZ (GTPase; similar structure to tubulin; forms ring-shaped polymers at the site of cell division; other proteins such as FtsA, ZipA, and ZapA, interact with and regulate FtsZ function) gives MFELVDNIPASPVIKVIGVGGGGGNAVNHMVKSNIEGVEFICANTDAQALKNIGARTILQLGTGVTKGLGAGANPEVGRQAALEDRERIAEVLAGTNMVFITTGMGGGTGTGAAPIIAEVAKEMGILTVAVVTRPFPFEGRKRMQIADEGIRALSESVDSLITIPNEKLLTILGKDASLLSAFAKADDVLAGAVRGISDIIKRPGMINVDFADVRTVMSEMGMAMMGTGCASGPNRAREATEAAIRNPLLEDVNLQGARGILVNITAGPDLSLGEYSDVGSIIEAFASDHAMVKVGTVIDPDMRDELHVTVVATGLGAKIEKPMKVIDNTVQTAMASQPQQQAPVRQEQPAVNYRDLDRPTVMRNQAQAGAATAAKMNPQDDLDYLDIPAFLRRQAD, from the coding sequence ATGTTCGAACTCGTAGACAACATCCCCGCTAGCCCGGTTATCAAGGTAATCGGTGTCGGCGGTGGCGGCGGCAACGCTGTCAACCACATGGTCAAGAGCAACATCGAGGGCGTCGAGTTCATCTGCGCCAACACCGATGCTCAAGCGCTGAAAAACATCGGCGCGCGGACCATCCTGCAACTGGGTACCGGCGTGACCAAGGGCCTGGGTGCTGGCGCGAATCCCGAGGTTGGCCGTCAGGCTGCCCTGGAAGACCGCGAACGCATCGCTGAAGTCCTGGCTGGCACCAACATGGTGTTCATCACCACGGGCATGGGCGGCGGTACCGGTACCGGTGCAGCGCCGATCATTGCCGAAGTGGCCAAGGAGATGGGTATCCTCACCGTTGCCGTGGTGACCCGTCCGTTCCCGTTCGAAGGCCGCAAGCGCATGCAGATCGCCGATGAAGGCATCCGCGCGCTGAGCGAAAGCGTCGACTCGTTGATCACCATCCCCAACGAGAAGCTGCTGACCATCCTGGGTAAGGACGCCAGCCTGCTGTCGGCTTTCGCCAAGGCCGATGACGTACTGGCCGGTGCCGTTCGCGGTATCTCCGACATCATCAAGCGTCCGGGCATGATCAACGTCGACTTCGCCGACGTGCGCACCGTGATGTCCGAAATGGGCATGGCGATGATGGGCACTGGCTGCGCCAGCGGTCCGAACCGTGCGCGCGAAGCGACCGAAGCGGCCATCCGCAACCCGTTGCTCGAAGACGTCAACCTGCAGGGCGCTCGCGGCATCCTGGTGAACATCACTGCAGGTCCCGACCTGTCCCTGGGCGAGTACTCCGACGTGGGTAGCATCATCGAAGCCTTCGCCTCCGACCACGCCATGGTCAAGGTCGGCACCGTGATCGACCCCGACATGCGCGACGAGCTGCACGTGACCGTGGTTGCCACCGGCCTAGGCGCGAAAATCGAGAAGCCGATGAAGGTGATCGACAACACCGTACAGACCGCCATGGCCTCCCAGCCACAGCAACAGGCCCCCGTTCGTCAGGAACAGCCTGCGGTGAACTACCGTGACCTGGACCGTCCGACCGTCATGCGCAACCAGGCCCAGGCCGGTGCTGCGACTGCCGCGAAGATGAATCCGCAAGACGATCTGGATTACCTGGACATCCCGGCATTCCTGCGTCGTCAGGCCGATTGA
- a CDS encoding transposase, translated as MRDINTFLPFWEGFSVVTIKPDGDDLQIDLIPHPTRFPSCGGCQKPCSTTHEYCERTVRDLPILGRAVRLSVLLRRVGCRDCGKRMEAVSWLDRYARMTRRLAEAVIQACERLPTLHVAQLFGLHWDTVRLLERRALQAALSVLPKAQPRRLVMDEFALFKGHRYASVVLDADTRRVLWIGEGRSRAAVRPFFEELGPEGCARIEAVAMDMNTAFDLEVRQHCPNARVVYDLFHVVAKYGREVIDRVRVDEANRLRHDKPARKVIKQARWLLLRNPQNLKTPEQQVRLEDLLAANQALMTVYLMKAELKTLWTPSTAWGWRAAWKQWLRHAHESEIPALIQFAKRLKGYWRGIVSRVRWPMHTGQLEGINNRIKVIKRMAYGYRDSEFFFMKIKSVFPGNP; from the coding sequence ATGCGCGATATTAATACTTTCCTTCCTTTTTGGGAGGGCTTTTCTGTCGTCACGATCAAGCCTGATGGCGACGATCTACAAATCGATCTGATTCCCCATCCCACCCGATTCCCATCCTGCGGCGGGTGCCAGAAACCCTGTTCAACCACTCATGAGTATTGCGAGCGTACCGTTCGTGACCTGCCGATTCTCGGTCGTGCGGTACGCCTGAGCGTGTTGCTCAGGCGGGTGGGCTGTCGTGACTGCGGTAAACGCATGGAGGCCGTCAGTTGGCTGGACCGCTATGCCCGCATGACGCGCCGTTTGGCCGAGGCGGTCATTCAGGCCTGCGAACGCCTCCCCACACTGCACGTGGCTCAACTGTTCGGGCTGCATTGGGACACCGTTCGGTTGCTGGAGCGTCGAGCCTTGCAAGCGGCGTTGAGCGTTTTGCCAAAGGCGCAACCGCGACGCCTGGTGATGGACGAGTTCGCCCTGTTCAAAGGTCATCGTTACGCCAGCGTGGTCCTGGATGCGGACACACGACGCGTGCTGTGGATCGGTGAAGGCCGCAGCCGAGCGGCGGTCAGGCCTTTCTTCGAAGAACTGGGACCCGAGGGTTGTGCTCGCATCGAAGCGGTGGCGATGGACATGAACACCGCTTTTGACCTGGAGGTTCGCCAGCACTGTCCCAACGCGCGAGTGGTCTACGACCTTTTCCATGTGGTGGCCAAATATGGCCGAGAGGTGATTGATCGGGTCCGCGTCGACGAGGCTAACCGGTTGCGTCACGACAAGCCTGCCCGCAAGGTCATCAAGCAGGCGCGATGGCTGTTGCTGCGCAATCCGCAGAACTTGAAAACACCGGAGCAACAGGTCCGCCTGGAGGATCTGCTGGCGGCCAACCAAGCGTTGATGACGGTCTATTTGATGAAGGCTGAACTCAAAACACTCTGGACGCCGAGTACTGCCTGGGGTTGGCGAGCGGCCTGGAAGCAATGGCTGCGTCATGCGCATGAAAGCGAAATACCGGCTCTGATCCAGTTCGCCAAACGGCTAAAGGGTTACTGGCGGGGCATCGTGAGCCGGGTTCGCTGGCCGATGCACACCGGTCAGTTGGAAGGAATAAACAATCGAATAAAGGTCATCAAGCGGATGGCGTACGGTTACCGGGATAGCGAATTCTTTTTCATGAAGATCAAGAGCGTCTTTCCCGGCAATCCGTGA
- a CDS encoding membrane protein, whose amino-acid sequence MLYLGLKYLHVIAAIFLFGFGMGSYLYLIAASRTANPQVIAHVARTVVRYDAWITTPAGFIQIATGYWLVSLAGLSLTTGWVLTSLIIFLCVGMLWLPVLVLQKRLQHMASSAADRGEGLAQAYRRVYRQWFWMGVAGFSGMFVIVSMMVTKMTPGEWVGLFLS is encoded by the coding sequence ATGCTCTATTTGGGCCTGAAGTACCTCCATGTCATCGCTGCCATTTTTCTGTTCGGGTTCGGCATGGGTTCCTACCTGTACCTGATTGCCGCCAGCCGCACGGCCAATCCGCAGGTCATCGCCCACGTGGCCCGGACGGTGGTGCGGTACGACGCCTGGATCACCACGCCGGCTGGCTTCATCCAGATTGCCACGGGGTATTGGCTGGTGAGCCTGGCCGGGCTTTCCCTGACCACGGGCTGGGTGCTGACCTCGCTGATCATCTTCCTTTGCGTGGGGATGCTCTGGCTGCCGGTATTGGTGCTGCAGAAGCGCCTGCAACACATGGCGTCGAGCGCAGCGGACCGTGGGGAAGGGCTGGCGCAGGCCTACCGCCGGGTGTACCGGCAGTGGTTCTGGATGGGGGTTGCCGGGTTTTCCGGGATGTTCGTGATCGTGTCGATGATGGTGACCAAGATGACGCCGGGCGAGTGGGTCGGATTGTTTCTGAGCTAG
- a CDS encoding UDP-glucose 6-dehydrogenase — MKISVLGSGYVGLVQAAVLAEVGHDVVCMDVDEQKVEQLRQGQVSIFEPGLAALVREGLEAGRLHFTSDESLAVQHGQVLFIAVGTPSRDDGSADLSQVMAVGEAVARYRELPLIVVEKSTVPVGTGDLLRAHIDKCLLKTGRLLQFDIVSNPEFLKEGSAVADCRRPDRIVIGCERDEVRATMRDLYAPFNRNHDRVLFMDVRSAELTKYAANGMLATKISFINQIAELAEHLGADIESVRLGIGADSRIGYHFIYPGCGYGGSCFPKDMRALIHSAEQAHCSSDLLQAVESINRRQKHKLFDRIHAFYKGDLRGKTFALWGLAFKPNTDDMRDAPSRTLLESLWAAGASVRAFDPEAMQQTQLLYPNETKLMLMGTPESVLPGADALVICTEWQAFKAPDFNLIQQRLKAPVIFDGRNLYDPERMQDKGFTYFPMGRGQSRDLPIAEQSWFQASKRA, encoded by the coding sequence ATGAAAATCAGTGTATTGGGAAGTGGTTACGTAGGCTTGGTGCAAGCCGCCGTGTTGGCCGAGGTCGGCCATGACGTGGTGTGCATGGACGTTGACGAGCAGAAGGTCGAGCAACTGCGCCAGGGCCAGGTGAGCATCTTCGAGCCAGGGTTGGCGGCGCTGGTGCGGGAGGGGCTGGAGGCCGGGCGCTTGCATTTCACCAGTGATGAGTCACTGGCCGTGCAGCACGGCCAGGTGCTGTTCATCGCCGTGGGCACGCCTTCGCGAGACGATGGCTCGGCCGACCTGAGCCAGGTCATGGCCGTCGGTGAGGCGGTCGCCCGCTACCGGGAGTTGCCGCTCATCGTGGTGGAAAAGTCCACCGTGCCAGTGGGCACCGGTGATCTCCTGCGGGCTCACATCGACAAATGCCTGCTCAAGACCGGACGCTTGTTGCAGTTCGATATCGTGTCCAACCCGGAATTCCTCAAGGAAGGCTCGGCAGTCGCCGATTGCCGCCGCCCGGATCGCATCGTGATCGGCTGCGAACGCGATGAAGTGCGCGCAACCATGCGCGACTTGTACGCTCCGTTCAATCGCAACCACGACCGGGTACTGTTCATGGACGTGCGCAGCGCCGAGCTGACCAAATACGCCGCCAACGGCATGCTGGCGACCAAGATCAGCTTCATCAACCAGATCGCGGAACTGGCCGAGCACCTGGGGGCCGACATCGAATCGGTGCGCCTGGGCATCGGGGCCGACTCGCGCATCGGCTATCACTTCATCTACCCAGGCTGCGGCTATGGCGGCTCGTGCTTCCCCAAGGACATGCGCGCGCTGATCCACAGCGCTGAGCAGGCCCATTGTTCCAGCGACCTGCTGCAAGCGGTGGAATCGATCAACCGCCGGCAGAAACACAAACTGTTCGACCGCATCCATGCTTTCTACAAGGGCGACCTGCGCGGCAAGACCTTTGCGCTGTGGGGCCTGGCCTTCAAGCCCAACACCGACGACATGCGCGACGCGCCGAGCCGTACCCTGCTCGAATCCCTCTGGGCGGCGGGTGCCAGTGTCCGTGCGTTCGACCCCGAGGCCATGCAGCAAACCCAACTGCTCTACCCCAACGAAACGAAGCTCATGTTGATGGGCACGCCGGAGTCGGTGCTGCCGGGGGCCGATGCACTGGTCATTTGCACGGAGTGGCAGGCCTTCAAGGCGCCGGACTTCAACCTGATCCAGCAGCGGCTCAAGGCCCCGGTGATTTTCGACGGGCGCAACCTCTACGACCCGGAGCGCATGCAAGACAAAGGCTTCACCTACTTCCCCATGGGCCGCGGGCAATCGCGCGACCTGCCCATCGCCGAGCAATCCTGGTTTCAAGCGTCCAAGCGTGCTTGA
- a CDS encoding cell division protein FtsA — MANVQSGKMIVGLDIGTSKVVALVGEVADDGTLVIVGIGTHPSRGLKKGVVVNIESTVQSIQRAIEEAQLMAGCRIHSAFVGVAGNHIRSLNSHGIVAIRDREVSSADLERVLDAAQAVAIPADQRVLHTLPQDYVIDNQEGVREPLGMSGVRLEAKVHVVTCAVNAAQNIEKCVRRCGLEIDDIILEQLASAYSVLTDDEKELGVCLVDIGGGTTDIAIFTEGAIRHTAVIPIAGDQVTNDIAMALRTPTQYAEEIKIRYACALAKLAGAGETIKVPSVGDRPPRELSRQALAEVVEPRYDELFTLIQAELRRSGYEDLIPAGIVLTGGTSKMEGAVELAEEIFHMPVRLGVPHGVKGLDDVVRNPIYSTGVGLLMYGLQKQSDGISFSGIGSRDSYNSEEAKAPLLERLQAWVKGNF; from the coding sequence ATGGCAAACGTGCAAAGCGGAAAAATGATCGTCGGTCTGGATATCGGCACTTCCAAGGTGGTAGCGCTGGTAGGCGAGGTCGCGGACGACGGCACGCTGGTCATCGTCGGGATCGGTACCCATCCGTCCCGTGGTTTGAAGAAAGGCGTGGTGGTGAACATCGAGTCCACCGTGCAATCGATCCAGCGCGCCATCGAAGAAGCGCAGCTGATGGCCGGTTGCCGGATCCACTCGGCGTTCGTCGGCGTGGCGGGCAATCACATCCGCAGCCTGAACTCCCACGGCATCGTCGCGATTCGTGATCGCGAAGTCAGCTCCGCGGACCTTGAGCGCGTGCTCGATGCGGCCCAGGCCGTGGCGATCCCGGCCGACCAGCGGGTGCTGCACACCCTGCCGCAGGACTACGTGATCGACAACCAGGAAGGCGTCCGCGAGCCCCTGGGCATGTCCGGCGTGCGCCTGGAAGCCAAGGTCCACGTGGTCACCTGCGCCGTGAACGCCGCGCAGAACATCGAGAAGTGCGTGCGCCGCTGCGGCCTGGAAATCGACGACATCATCCTCGAGCAACTGGCCTCGGCCTACTCGGTGCTGACCGACGACGAGAAAGAGCTGGGCGTGTGCCTGGTGGACATCGGCGGCGGCACTACCGACATCGCGATCTTCACCGAAGGCGCCATCCGCCACACCGCCGTGATCCCGATTGCCGGCGACCAGGTGACCAACGACATCGCCATGGCGTTGCGCACTCCGACCCAGTACGCCGAGGAAATCAAGATTCGCTACGCCTGTGCCCTGGCGAAACTGGCCGGCGCCGGTGAAACCATCAAGGTGCCAAGCGTCGGCGACCGTCCGCCGCGCGAGCTGTCCCGCCAGGCCCTGGCCGAAGTGGTCGAGCCGCGTTACGACGAACTGTTCACCCTGATCCAGGCCGAACTGCGTCGCAGCGGCTACGAGGACCTGATCCCGGCCGGCATCGTGCTGACCGGCGGCACCTCGAAGATGGAAGGCGCGGTCGAGCTGGCCGAGGAAATTTTCCACATGCCGGTGCGCCTGGGCGTGCCCCATGGCGTCAAGGGCCTGGATGACGTGGTGCGCAACCCGATCTATTCCACCGGCGTGGGTCTGTTGATGTACGGCCTGCAGAAGCAGTCCGACGGCATCTCGTTCTCAGGCATCGGCAGCCGCGACAGCTACAACAGCGAAGAGGCCAAGGCGCCGCTGCTGGAGCGGTTGCAGGCTTGGGTCAAAGGCAATTTCTGA
- a CDS encoding saccharopine dehydrogenase, with product MTLRVMVIGGYGNFGSIVCRHLIVTPGIEVMISGRDPDKLLRKADELKAQSGNVCERWCGDAMGEGFSTVLGEMNIDLVIHTGGPFQGQSYRIAQSCIEAGVHYCDLSDCRTFVNGIGVLDAQARQAGVAILSGCSSVPSLSAALIDEHRHRFQRIDSIEHGISSSAKMPGLSTIEGVLAYAGKPIKQLRDGQVHEVLGWQDLTLRRMQSLGTRLLSNVDVPDMDIFAHRYGARTLSFQAGAGLKLGGVANGLLAQAMKMGWVRDHRPWAARLHRWGTWFERFGDGKSAMYLDVRGVGVDGRPLSLTVQLTALNDKGPEIPSCAAVALATKIAQGYRPEPGARACVGEITVDEYMAAINDPVNLSISVHVADGQR from the coding sequence ATGACACTCAGGGTGATGGTAATCGGTGGTTATGGAAACTTCGGCAGTATCGTTTGCCGGCATCTGATCGTGACGCCGGGCATCGAGGTGATGATCTCCGGGCGTGACCCGGACAAGTTACTGCGTAAGGCCGATGAGTTGAAAGCACAATCGGGCAACGTCTGTGAGCGTTGGTGTGGCGACGCCATGGGAGAAGGGTTCAGCACGGTCCTGGGAGAAATGAACATTGACCTGGTCATCCACACCGGCGGCCCCTTCCAAGGCCAATCCTATCGGATTGCCCAGAGTTGTATCGAGGCCGGCGTCCACTACTGCGACCTCTCGGACTGCCGCACCTTCGTCAACGGCATTGGCGTGCTCGACGCACAGGCCCGGCAAGCCGGCGTCGCGATCCTCAGTGGTTGCAGTTCGGTGCCGTCGCTGTCGGCTGCGTTGATCGATGAGCATCGGCATCGTTTCCAACGTATCGACTCGATCGAGCATGGCATTTCCTCGTCGGCCAAGATGCCGGGGCTGTCGACCATCGAGGGCGTCCTGGCCTACGCAGGCAAACCCATCAAGCAACTCAGGGATGGCCAGGTCCATGAGGTGTTGGGCTGGCAAGACCTGACGCTGCGCAGGATGCAGTCACTGGGCACACGGCTGCTGTCGAACGTCGACGTGCCGGACATGGACATTTTCGCCCATCGCTATGGCGCCCGGACCCTGAGTTTCCAGGCCGGTGCCGGGCTGAAGCTGGGCGGTGTCGCCAACGGCCTGCTGGCCCAGGCGATGAAAATGGGCTGGGTTCGCGACCATCGCCCCTGGGCCGCCCGGCTGCATCGTTGGGGCACCTGGTTCGAACGCTTCGGCGACGGCAAGAGTGCCATGTACCTGGATGTCCGGGGTGTGGGTGTCGATGGGCGACCGTTGTCCCTGACCGTGCAACTGACGGCCTTGAACGACAAGGGGCCGGAGATCCCGAGTTGTGCCGCCGTGGCCCTGGCGACCAAGATCGCCCAGGGCTACAGGCCCGAACCCGGCGCCCGGGCGTGTGTCGGCGAGATCACGGTGGACGAGTACATGGCCGCCATCAACGACCCGGTCAACTTGTCGATCTCGGTGCACGTCGCCGATGGGCAGCGCTGA
- a CDS encoding galactose 1-dehydrogenase codes for MQPIRLALVGYGKIAQDQHVPAILANPAFQLVSVATQGQPCAGVENFRSLGDLLAKGPQVDAIAFCTPPQGRFALVQEALAAGKHVLVEKPPCATLGEAMALVDQAREQGVSGLFAWHSRYAPGIEVAREWLATRTLQSVQIDWKEDVRKWHPGQAWIWQPGGLGVFDPGINALSIATHLLALPLFVESAELRVPDNCQSPIAASLRMSDARRLDIRAEFDFDHGHDELWSIEIRCTEGTLRLDNGGAVLSLDGVRQAVADEGEYAAVYRHFQQLIADKASDMDLQPLRLVADSFFVGSRTLVAPFYD; via the coding sequence ATGCAACCGATTCGTCTCGCTCTGGTGGGCTACGGCAAGATTGCCCAGGATCAACATGTTCCAGCCATCCTCGCCAATCCCGCTTTCCAGCTGGTGTCCGTCGCCACGCAGGGGCAGCCTTGCGCCGGGGTCGAGAATTTCCGCTCCCTGGGTGACTTGCTCGCGAAGGGCCCGCAGGTCGATGCGATTGCCTTCTGCACGCCGCCCCAGGGGCGCTTCGCCCTGGTGCAAGAGGCCCTGGCGGCCGGCAAACATGTCCTGGTGGAAAAGCCACCTTGCGCCACGCTGGGCGAAGCCATGGCGCTGGTGGATCAAGCCCGCGAGCAAGGCGTCAGCGGCCTGTTCGCCTGGCACTCGCGTTACGCCCCCGGTATCGAGGTCGCCCGTGAATGGCTGGCCACCCGCACCCTGCAAAGCGTGCAGATCGACTGGAAGGAAGACGTGCGCAAATGGCACCCCGGCCAGGCCTGGATCTGGCAACCCGGTGGCTTGGGGGTCTTCGATCCGGGTATCAATGCCTTGTCCATTGCGACTCATCTGCTGGCGCTGCCGTTGTTCGTCGAATCTGCCGAGTTGCGCGTCCCGGACAACTGCCAGTCGCCCATCGCCGCCAGCCTCAGGATGTCCGATGCGCGGCGCCTGGATATCCGCGCGGAGTTCGACTTCGACCATGGCCATGATGAACTCTGGAGCATCGAGATTCGCTGCACCGAAGGCACTTTGCGCCTGGATAACGGGGGGGCTGTGCTGAGTCTCGACGGCGTGCGCCAGGCGGTGGCCGATGAAGGGGAATATGCGGCGGTGTACCGGCATTTCCAGCAACTGATCGCGGACAAGGCCAGCGACATGGACCTGCAACCGCTGCGGTTGGTGGCAGACAGTTTCTTTGTCGGCAGCCGGACGCTGGTGGCGCCGTTCTACGATTGA
- a CDS encoding decarboxylase: MTSTHEAFPGERQQLISERLARYGRVIAADLASEFNVSEHSIRRDLGALAAAGVCKRVYGGAILLPAAERPMDVRVRQDPARKGSLGQAAASLLRAGQHVFIDAGSTNLAIACAIDPGLRLTVATNSPLIAVQLMKLPCAEVILLGGRVNPVAGGVIGVTAVQQLRQFSFDLCFLGACAIDPDNGVTAFGLDDAEFKRAVAAASGQLVTAVTNEKLSSVAHYQVASCEEVTALVVEHDAPRERLEPFFGRVSNVVTATGAQR; the protein is encoded by the coding sequence ATGACATCCACCCACGAAGCGTTTCCCGGTGAGCGCCAGCAACTGATCAGTGAACGCCTGGCCCGGTATGGCCGGGTGATCGCGGCTGACCTGGCCAGTGAATTCAATGTTTCCGAACACTCCATACGCCGCGACCTTGGCGCATTGGCAGCGGCGGGGGTGTGCAAGCGTGTCTACGGTGGCGCCATATTGCTGCCCGCCGCCGAACGACCGATGGACGTGCGCGTGCGGCAGGACCCGGCGCGCAAGGGCAGTCTCGGCCAGGCCGCGGCGTCGTTACTGCGCGCGGGCCAGCATGTGTTCATCGACGCCGGCTCGACCAACCTGGCCATTGCCTGCGCCATCGATCCAGGGTTGCGGTTGACCGTCGCCACCAATTCGCCGCTGATTGCGGTGCAGTTGATGAAGCTGCCCTGTGCCGAGGTGATTCTGTTGGGCGGACGGGTGAACCCGGTGGCCGGTGGCGTGATCGGGGTGACGGCGGTGCAGCAGTTGCGCCAGTTCAGTTTCGACCTGTGCTTTCTCGGTGCCTGCGCCATTGACCCGGACAACGGGGTCACGGCGTTCGGCCTGGACGACGCTGAGTTCAAGCGCGCGGTGGCGGCGGCCAGCGGCCAGTTGGTGACCGCCGTCACCAATGAAAAACTCTCCAGTGTCGCCCATTACCAGGTGGCTTCGTGCGAAGAGGTGACCGCCCTGGTGGTGGAGCATGATGCTCCGCGCGAGCGACTGGAACCGTTCTTTGGCAGGGTCTCCAATGTGGTGACGGCGACGGGTGCCCAGCGCTGA